Proteins encoded within one genomic window of Mycoplasma phocoenae:
- a CDS encoding MATE family efflux transporter, with the protein MKVKNKGQSRAIQLFEKTPIKKAIFIVALPGLLSMLMMGLYSFFNQVFILNFVPKTIALFNDDLSGVQGNIYTYLREGTPIISHSTFNEMWKTYNSFVQPDSRISQISSDIVSSISINATIPFMLFGNALALLIPVGASVYYTKCISKKVENTAKNLFAMSFWTTLTLTLFSTFIILLAIWTNLTGLITSHTKFDTNALIMLDNTANWTNVANSKVFVEYYKASHDISTAWANSYLYCFAICAAVQGMYLLLSFFIRAEGKNSYVMIWAIIANLVGLALDAVFIIVFRLGILGGALATLVGWTINLFAYFIYVLINSKNGDTWISFKELIKFKMDWQILMPIMLLGISAFVRTLGVAVLNLVVTVLLNKLPYSDGFINVYNWAKASPSITLFFVALFGISDGAAPLLSYNYTQGNNRRVKETYYWTLFISFMYSIIIYVIVALLAKYFIKLLYVPEGRTNDVIKYIRINMLRMVFYSFCIGGMLLFRGTNNIKMSIFICALESFITLWFVMGACVGIGFILYGLGVSKNICALMVSVGFSVNALTCALIVQFISSRWLKKTLPNIGYIRKSWSKKIEDQFFENAIKIN; encoded by the coding sequence ATGAAAGTAAAAAACAAAGGCCAAAGCAGAGCTATTCAACTATTTGAAAAAACCCCTATTAAAAAAGCTATTTTTATTGTTGCGTTACCTGGGTTATTATCTATGTTGATGATGGGTCTTTATTCGTTTTTTAATCAGGTTTTTATTTTAAATTTTGTGCCCAAAACAATAGCTTTATTTAATGACGATTTATCAGGAGTTCAAGGTAACATTTACACATATTTAAGAGAAGGAACTCCAATAATATCTCACAGCACGTTTAATGAAATGTGAAAAACTTATAACTCTTTTGTACAACCGGATAGTAGAATTAGTCAAATTTCCAGTGATATAGTTTCATCTATATCTATTAATGCCACAATACCGTTTATGCTTTTTGGAAACGCATTGGCTTTACTGATACCAGTAGGTGCTAGTGTGTATTACACTAAATGTATTTCAAAAAAAGTTGAAAACACTGCTAAAAATCTTTTTGCAATGTCATTTTGAACAACATTAACATTAACGTTATTTTCAACATTTATTATATTACTAGCAATATGAACAAACTTAACAGGATTAATAACTAGTCATACTAAATTTGATACTAATGCACTAATTATGTTAGATAACACAGCAAATTGAACCAATGTAGCAAATTCTAAAGTTTTTGTAGAATATTACAAAGCAAGTCATGACATTTCAACAGCTTGAGCCAATAGCTATTTATACTGTTTTGCTATTTGTGCAGCAGTTCAAGGAATGTACTTATTATTGTCGTTTTTCATTAGAGCTGAAGGAAAAAACAGTTATGTAATGATTTGAGCCATAATTGCCAATTTAGTTGGATTAGCATTGGATGCTGTATTCATCATTGTATTTAGATTAGGTATATTAGGTGGAGCTCTAGCGACATTAGTTGGATGAACGATTAACCTTTTTGCTTACTTTATTTATGTATTAATAAACTCAAAAAACGGAGATACTTGAATAAGTTTTAAAGAATTGATCAAATTTAAAATGGATTGACAAATTTTGATGCCTATTATGTTGCTGGGTATTAGTGCATTTGTAAGAACATTAGGTGTAGCGGTATTGAATTTAGTTGTTACGGTACTGCTGAATAAATTACCATATTCAGACGGTTTTATTAATGTTTATAATTGAGCTAAAGCTTCTCCTTCAATAACTTTATTCTTTGTAGCTCTTTTTGGAATCAGTGATGGAGCTGCACCACTATTAAGTTATAATTACACCCAAGGAAATAATAGACGTGTCAAAGAAACTTATTATTGAACTTTATTCATTTCGTTTATGTATTCCATAATTATTTATGTTATTGTAGCTTTACTAGCTAAATATTTTATAAAACTATTATATGTACCCGAAGGTCGTACCAATGATGTAATCAAATACATTAGAATTAATATGTTAAGAATGGTATTTTATTCATTTTGTATTGGTGGTATGTTGCTGTTTAGAGGTACAAACAATATTAAAATGTCAATATTCATTTGTGCACTAGAATCTTTTATAACACTTTGGTTCGTTATGGGTGCTTGCGTTGGAATAGGCTTTATATTATATGGTTTAGGTGTAAGCAAAAACATTTGTGCTTTAATGGTGTCTGTTGGTTTTAGTGTCAATGCATTAACATGCGCATTGATTGTTCAATTTATTTCATCACGTTGATTGAAAAAAACATTGCCTAATATAGGCTATATTAGAAAATCTTGAAGTAAAAAAATAGAAGATCAATTTTTTGAAAATGCGATAAAAATCAATTAA
- a CDS encoding adenine phosphoribosyltransferase, with protein MNEMAKLAEDADIIVGPDARGFLFGTPVAALTKKPFIMVRKAGKLPGPVISCDYGLEYGRNVLELQKGVTKPGQKAVIIDDVLATGGTLEAIIELLTQQGVEVLRVVVLMELGGFNSRERLKTNVESLIYVKEDE; from the coding sequence ATAAACGAAATGGCTAAATTAGCTGAGGATGCAGATATCATTGTCGGACCAGATGCAAGAGGATTTTTATTCGGAACACCTGTAGCTGCATTAACTAAAAAACCATTTATTATGGTTCGTAAGGCTGGTAAATTACCAGGACCAGTAATTTCTTGTGATTACGGTTTAGAGTACGGTAGAAATGTACTTGAACTACAAAAAGGTGTAACCAAACCGGGTCAAAAAGCAGTTATCATTGATGATGTGCTTGCTACTGGAGGTACACTAGAAGCTATTATTGAACTTTTAACTCAACAAGGTGTTGAAGTTTTGAGAGTTGTTGTTTTAATGGAACTAGGGGGATTTAATTCACGCGAACGTTTAAAAACAAACGTTGAATCATTAATTTACGTTAAGGAAGATGAGTAA
- a CDS encoding lipoate--protein ligase has translation MKIYLAKKYTPYYTLVMEELLINDKDIKEDIVYIYQHENAVIIGRNQNVHEEVKIDELNKNNVKLARRLSGGGAVYHDLGNINFSFITNKSEGHSYEKFLQPILEFLQSIGVNAYFKGRNDLVIDDLKFSGNAQYVVGDRIVHHGTILFNADLQKLGNYLIPSKLKMESKGIKSARQRVTNVVDVLKEKMTVEEFIHGMISFFEKKGNCKVEDLPKKYDDKFEELSKYRQSNEWLFKKQFPFSVTNEAKYDAGILKVKYSVKENVFENLVFEGDFLALTDHDEAIKAILNTEYNRDVTRKILKDLTNIKEMFGGLTIEEILLTIYGE, from the coding sequence ATGAAAATATATTTAGCAAAAAAATATACACCATACTACACACTAGTAATGGAAGAATTATTAATTAACGATAAAGATATAAAAGAAGATATCGTATATATTTATCAGCACGAAAACGCTGTTATTATCGGAAGAAATCAAAACGTACACGAAGAAGTTAAGATCGATGAATTGAATAAAAATAATGTTAAATTAGCGCGTCGTTTGAGTGGCGGAGGAGCTGTTTACCATGACTTAGGTAATATTAACTTTTCTTTTATAACAAACAAAAGTGAAGGGCATTCATACGAAAAATTTTTACAACCTATTTTAGAATTTTTACAATCGATCGGAGTCAATGCGTACTTTAAGGGAAGAAATGATTTAGTTATTGATGATTTAAAATTTTCGGGTAATGCTCAATACGTGGTCGGGGATAGAATTGTGCACCATGGAACCATCTTATTCAATGCTGATTTACAAAAATTAGGAAACTACTTAATACCTTCAAAACTTAAAATGGAATCAAAAGGTATTAAATCAGCCCGTCAAAGAGTAACTAATGTTGTTGACGTTTTAAAAGAAAAAATGACTGTTGAAGAATTCATTCATGGAATGATTTCATTTTTCGAAAAAAAAGGTAATTGCAAAGTCGAAGATTTGCCTAAAAAATATGACGATAAATTTGAAGAATTGAGCAAGTACCGTCAAAGTAATGAGTGATTATTTAAAAAACAATTTCCATTTAGCGTCACAAATGAAGCTAAATATGATGCGGGTATTTTAAAAGTGAAATATTCAGTTAAAGAAAATGTTTTTGAAAATTTAGTTTTCGAAGGAGATTTTCTAGCATTAACTGATCATGACGAGGCAATAAAAGCAATATTGAATACTGAATACAACAGAGATGTTACTAGAAAAATATTAAAAGATCTAACTAATATCAAAGAAATGTTTGGTGGATTGACAATTGAAGAAATTCTATTAACTATATATGGTGAATAA
- a CDS encoding HAD family hydrolase has product MNFKNLNNFIFDLDGTLLDSSKTINPKTLQTINELRKQGKKFSINTGRTPLIAKKYIEELKPDFPASFCNGAIIYDYQKNEIISKRMINSIDAKKTHDVLVKEKATFIVYTPETVFVRDFIPNGKWIGIMTDTQSKVEDQYKANVKRMDDNFDITKEEVVKIVCIIEEVMGSLENIKKELNNLGDCYPLQSNGAILDIIPKNTDKGTGLLYLANNNIISLEDTCVFGDENNDLPMFKAAKYSACMGQARDVIKDQATFVIGSNNENGIGEFLKTTI; this is encoded by the coding sequence ATGAACTTTAAAAACTTAAACAATTTTATATTTGATTTAGATGGTACATTACTTGACTCAAGTAAAACTATTAACCCAAAAACATTACAAACTATTAACGAATTAAGAAAACAAGGAAAAAAATTCTCAATTAATACCGGAAGAACTCCACTAATTGCTAAAAAATATATTGAAGAATTAAAGCCGGACTTTCCAGCATCATTTTGTAATGGTGCGATTATTTATGATTATCAAAAAAATGAAATCATTTCTAAACGTATGATTAACTCAATAGATGCCAAAAAAACACACGATGTTTTAGTGAAGGAGAAAGCAACATTTATTGTATATACACCTGAAACTGTTTTTGTTAGAGATTTTATTCCAAATGGAAAATGAATTGGAATTATGACTGACACACAAAGTAAAGTTGAAGATCAATACAAGGCCAACGTTAAACGTATGGATGATAACTTCGATATTACCAAAGAAGAAGTTGTTAAAATTGTCTGCATTATTGAAGAGGTGATGGGTAGTTTAGAAAACATTAAAAAAGAATTGAATAATTTAGGTGATTGTTATCCACTTCAATCAAATGGAGCAATACTTGACATTATTCCAAAAAACACAGATAAAGGAACTGGTTTACTGTATTTAGCAAATAACAATATTATTTCTTTAGAAGATACATGTGTGTTCGGTGATGAAAACAATGATTTACCAATGTTTAAAGCTGCTAAATATTCAGCTTGTATGGGACAGGCCAGAGACGTTATTAAAGATCAAGCTACATTTGTAATAGGTTCTAATAACGAAAATGGTATTGGCGAATTTTTAAAAACGACAATTTAA
- a CDS encoding M3 family oligoendopeptidase, with protein sequence MNKKYSSHTQVETEYRWDLNDILKDKTYSDLLSEYFSIYDELIEIKDSKYESADSFLNSLKLNDKHTEIEYKINNYLSNNLSVNVVDPKMNELLEEFENKSAKYSIKFGSEANRMAKNIDKIKVWKDLDEFKNYKLDFETFIDELQHKLSDDAEEYINQTAKGVPSLENIFDILDSSELDRGFATDSKSKKIKITDGNRIQLLKNKDENIRKTTYKNYIVDTYKHRQTLSKLLLQHFKQISVNAKIRRFNSSVESLISEDFIKEELLEIIYKNVSKNSKLLKKYSNAYDKFYKLKFNKKAQKWDKYVDLVKVKSVYSVNEGKGIFKEVVKVFPEKYTKIAHKAMDENWADFMNFPNKATGAYSIGGSYGIDKKYIMMNWDYTLDSVGTLCHEMGHSMHSYFSDITQPINLSQYPIFLAEIASIFNELLLTDYLMNKANTDKEKFNIVSKSIDDFIGTVFRQASWSNYEYELYKALDNDVPLASYEQIEQLYIDVMNRYSTTKKGLKTGDKYNVYSVTVPHFYYNFYVYKYALGYIVANAFYNQYQQNGKQVLNDYIDKFLSAGCSQHPADILLNAGIDIYSESMYEQAFKNLEEKINKYIELGNKIFKQKK encoded by the coding sequence ATGAATAAAAAATACAGTTCTCATACACAAGTAGAGACTGAATATCGTTGAGATTTAAATGATATTTTAAAAGATAAAACATATTCAGATTTATTGTCTGAATATTTTAGTATTTACGATGAATTAATAGAAATAAAAGACAGTAAATATGAATCTGCAGATAGTTTTTTAAATTCATTAAAATTGAATGATAAACACACAGAAATTGAATATAAAATTAATAATTATTTATCTAATAATTTATCAGTAAATGTTGTTGATCCTAAGATGAATGAATTATTAGAAGAATTTGAAAATAAATCAGCAAAATATTCTATTAAATTTGGTTCAGAAGCTAACAGAATGGCAAAAAATATAGATAAAATTAAAGTTTGAAAAGACCTTGATGAATTTAAAAATTACAAATTAGATTTTGAAACATTTATCGATGAATTACAACATAAACTATCTGATGATGCAGAAGAATATATTAATCAAACGGCTAAGGGTGTTCCAAGTTTAGAAAATATTTTTGATATTTTGGACAGCTCTGAATTAGATCGTGGATTTGCTACTGATTCAAAAAGTAAAAAAATTAAAATTACTGATGGAAATAGAATTCAATTATTGAAAAATAAAGATGAAAACATTAGAAAAACAACATATAAAAATTATATAGTGGATACGTATAAACATAGACAAACATTATCTAAACTATTATTACAACATTTCAAACAAATTTCAGTAAATGCTAAGATAAGAAGGTTCAATTCAAGTGTTGAATCTTTAATAAGTGAAGATTTTATCAAAGAAGAACTATTAGAGATAATTTACAAAAATGTTTCTAAGAATTCTAAATTGCTGAAAAAATATTCAAATGCATACGATAAATTCTATAAATTAAAATTCAATAAAAAAGCACAAAAATGAGACAAATATGTAGACCTTGTCAAGGTTAAAAGTGTTTACTCAGTCAATGAAGGAAAGGGAATCTTCAAGGAGGTTGTTAAAGTTTTTCCAGAAAAATACACAAAGATAGCACACAAAGCGATGGACGAAAACTGAGCGGACTTTATGAACTTCCCGAATAAAGCGACAGGTGCCTATTCAATTGGTGGTTCATACGGTATTGATAAAAAATATATTATGATGAATTGAGATTACACATTAGACTCTGTCGGAACTTTATGTCATGAAATGGGTCATTCAATGCATTCATATTTCAGTGATATAACACAACCAATCAATTTAAGTCAATATCCAATATTTTTAGCTGAAATTGCATCAATATTCAATGAATTATTATTGACAGATTATTTAATGAATAAAGCTAATACTGATAAAGAAAAATTCAATATTGTTTCAAAAAGTATTGATGATTTTATTGGTACTGTATTTAGACAAGCTTCATGAAGCAATTACGAATACGAGTTATACAAAGCATTGGACAATGACGTTCCTTTGGCAAGTTATGAACAAATAGAACAATTATATATAGATGTAATGAATAGATATTCAACGACTAAAAAAGGCTTAAAAACAGGCGATAAATACAATGTGTATTCAGTTACTGTTCCACATTTTTACTATAACTTTTATGTATATAAATACGCATTAGGATATATTGTAGCTAACGCATTTTACAATCAATATCAACAAAATGGTAAACAAGTATTGAATGATTATATTGATAAATTTTTATCTGCAGGCTGCAGTCAACATCCGGCTGATATTTTATTAAATGCAGGTATTGACATATATAGCGAATCAATGTATGAACAAGCGTTTAAAAATTTAGAAGAAAAAATTAATAAATATATTGAACTGGGAAATAAAATATTTAAACAAAAAAAATAG
- a CDS encoding alpha/beta fold hydrolase — protein MVNNITFEILGEKINSYVEQTNKPKKVLFLHGFNSSFKIFEKIINEKNRDFDVATFDFPGCGSSSCENKVCLEIYQQITREFIKLIGYNKCIIVSHSLGAVSALRAVVDGYAQYAILTSPYNYYWNTHPLLNQKMISQYKENSFKNSILELNGKMKTGIEKINFEMAKFFLKNNKFHFLCFEQIFNTEYTESVIRPLFNSTHQYSIITGKNDFYVPYDTCVKVANDQNIEIISFDNVSHHLWIDINQSQTQMIIGYIEHIFDKDIKC, from the coding sequence ATGGTGAATAACATAACATTTGAAATATTGGGCGAAAAAATAAATTCATATGTCGAGCAAACTAATAAACCAAAAAAAGTATTATTTTTGCATGGCTTTAATTCTTCATTTAAAATTTTTGAAAAAATAATAAATGAAAAAAATAGAGATTTTGATGTAGCGACATTTGATTTTCCGGGTTGCGGGTCATCTTCTTGTGAAAACAAGGTTTGCTTAGAAATTTATCAACAAATAACAAGGGAATTTATTAAACTGATTGGTTATAATAAATGTATCATTGTATCACACAGTTTAGGTGCTGTCAGTGCGTTAAGAGCAGTCGTTGATGGTTATGCTCAATACGCCATATTAACGAGCCCTTATAACTATTATTGAAACACTCATCCTTTATTGAATCAAAAAATGATTTCTCAATATAAAGAAAATTCATTTAAAAATTCTATTTTAGAATTAAATGGAAAAATGAAGACCGGTATTGAAAAAATCAATTTTGAAATGGCGAAGTTTTTTTTAAAAAACAATAAATTTCACTTTTTATGTTTTGAACAAATATTTAATACTGAATATACTGAATCTGTTATAAGACCATTGTTCAACTCTACTCATCAGTATTCAATAATTACTGGTAAAAATGATTTTTACGTTCCTTATGACACGTGCGTTAAAGTGGCAAATGATCAAAATATTGAAATCATTTCTTTCGATAATGTGAGCCATCATTTATGAATTGATATCAATCAATCACAAACACAAATGATTATAGGTTATATAGAACACATATTTGATAAGGACATAAAATGTTAA